A single window of Nicotiana tomentosiformis chromosome 1, ASM39032v3, whole genome shotgun sequence DNA harbors:
- the LOC138904213 gene encoding uncharacterized protein, protein MVISRPLTDLLKKDCFKWTNEATHAFEELKRVLTTTPVLPLPNFDIPFIVETNACDMGLGAKALKFLLEQQLHTGSQLKWITKHMQFDFEIEYKKGKENKVADALPGVPEVELATMSPSTVRTNQLDSIQDSWRLNPGMQALILQLQSKPKECKGYSFTNQQLRRYGKLVVGVDLDLSDRDLIFTSEFWQELFSIQGVTLSTSTAYHPHFDGQTENGGTIPPFIYLSIHRLLMKLFMDNLLLFIFLICQGILLMKIFDRILVTRELKFQLLKHHLARSQQRIVSRANNHRSDRQFSVGDWMYLKAQPYRQVTLSTHHFNKLSCKYYGPYMITEKVGQPVKVLQRRMVQKGNKVVTQWLVQWEQVPEENATLEDAFMVKARFPAFLP, encoded by the exons ATGGTCATTAGCAGACCTCTTACTGATTTGTTGAAGAAGGATTGCTTCAAATGGACTAATGAAGCCACCCATGCCTTCGAGGAATTGAAGAGAGTGTTGACTACAACTCCCGTTTTACCTTTGCCTAATTTTGATATTCCCTTTATAGTGGAAACTAATGCTTGTGACATGGGTCTGGGTGCT AAAGCATTGAAGTTTTTGCTTGAACAACAACTACATACAGGGTCTCAACTTAAGTGGATCACCAAACACATGCAATTTGACTTTGAAATTGAATATAAGAAGGGTAAAGAGAACAAGGTTGCGGATGCCTTGCCTGGAGTTCCTGAAGTTGAACTGGCAACTATGTCTCCGTCCACTGTGAGGACTAATCAACTGGATTCTATCCAAGACAGTTGGAGACTTAATCCAGGGATGCAAGCACTTATTCTCCAATTACAATCCAAACCAAAGGAATGTAAAGGATACAGTTTCACTAACCAGCAACTCAGAAGATATGGGAAGTTGGTTGTAGGTGTTGACTTAGACTTGAG TGATAGAGATCTAATATTCACGAGCGAATTCTGGCAAGAGCTCTTTTCAATCCAAGGGGTTACTTTGAGCACTTCCACGGCTTACCACCCACATTTTGATGGGCAGACTGAG aATGGTGGTACAATACCACCTTTCATTTATTTATCCATCCATCGACTCCTTATGAAGCTCTTTATGGACAACCTCCTCCTCTTCATCTTCCTTATATGTCAGGGGATTCTGCTTATGAAGATATTTGACAGAATTTTAGTCACAAGGGAACTTAAGTTTCAGCTTCTCAAACATCACTTAGCTAGGTCTCAGCAGAGGATTGTATCCCGGGCTAACAATCACAGATCGGACAGGCAGTTCAGTGTTGGTGATTGGATGTATCTGAAAGCTCAACCCTATAGACAAGTTACTTTGTCTACTCATCACTTCAATAAGCTGTCCTGCAAGTATTATGGGCCATATATGATTACTGAGAAGGTTGGCCAG CCTGTTAAAGTGCTCCAACGTAGGATGGTTCAGAAAGGAAATAAGGTTGTTACTCAATGGTTGGTTCAATGGGAGCAGGTTCCTGAAGAAAATGCAACCTTGGAAGATGCTTTTATGGTGAAGGCTCGATTTCCTGCATTTCTTCCTTGA
- the LOC104102152 gene encoding uncharacterized protein, giving the protein MHPPLTLHRHPLCADIIEEFQKCHTDHPLGKFLGQCTDLKIKLDRCFRQEKAIKRKANFEQSKKLKERLQAYRKETAGMQS; this is encoded by the exons ATGCATCCACCTTTGACTCTGCATAGGCACCCTTTATGTGCTGAT ATTATAGAGGAGTTCCAGAAGTGTCACACAGACCACCCACTAGGAAAGTTCCTTGGGCAATGCACGGATCTGAAAATAAAGCTTGACCGGTGCTTCAGGCAAGAG AAAGCTATAAAGAGAAAAGCAAATTTTGAACAGAGCAAGAAGTTGAAGGAGAGGCTCCAGGCTTACAGGAAGGAAACTGCTGGCATGCAATCTTGA
- the LOC104097327 gene encoding uncharacterized protein, protein MPHSRVASDALGVFTIFLVSILVLFGLFCILYLVYFHTRIYGQGYIQLGYFNGPWIIRITFILFAIWWGFGEVVRLNLFRGDGRLLNALSFKWQETVCKCYIVSSLGFAEPCLYLTVVFLLRASLQKSGTLGQKWNGKTAGYILLFCLPVFALQLILILAGPQFKKDYISKLPYYFTSPVKRSTNDQDVALCTYPLLNTFCLGLFAIILTSYLFWLGRRILHLVINRSLQKRVYMLVVSVSAFFPIRVLLLGLTVRTQPEYLPFQALAFVGFVSFFCCIGLGIFMLVFMPVRDSLALKKSSERDIEARRRLSDERNDTVSLIANLGGSMVSSPGRNSATSTKRGSISFRTTDKDETTSGAFVELSVFSPSQHSSPPGSPQLLGWPMLPPSQAQGPL, encoded by the coding sequence ATGCCCCATTCGAGAGTTGCTAGTGATGCACTAGGTGTATTTACTATTTTTCTTGTTTCAATTTTGGTACTTTTTGGGTTGTTCTGCATCTTGTACTTGGTCTACTTTCACACGAGGATTTACGGGCAAGGTTATATTCAGCTTGGCTATTTTAATGGTCCTTGGATTATCCGTATTACGTTTATATTGTTTGCAATTTGGTGGGGTTTTGGGGAGGTTGTTCGGCTTAACTTGTTCAGAGGCGACGGGAGATTGTTGAATGCTCTTAGCTTCAAATGGCAGGAAACTGTTTGCAAGTGTTACATTGTTTCGAGCTTAGGTTTTGCAGAACCTTGCCTTTACCTCACGGTCGTGTTTCTCCTTCGGGCGTCCTTACAGAAGTCAGGAACTTTAGGCCAGAAATGGAATGGCAAAACAGCTGGATATATACTTCTCTTTTGCCTACCGGTTTTTGCTCTACAGCTCATACTTATTTTGGCTGGACCGCAATTTAAGAAGGATTACATTAGCAAATTGCCGTATTATTTCACTAGTCCAGTTAAGCGATCTACGAATGATCAGGATGTTGCCCTCTGCACGTACCCTCTGTTGAATACTTTCTGCCTTGGTCTTTTTGCCATCATTCTGACTTCTTATTTATTCTGGCTTGGTAGAAGAATCCTGCATTTGGTTATCAATAGGAGTCTGCAAAAGAGAGTATACATGCTAGTTGTATCAGTTTCTGCTTTCTTTCCTATAAGGGTTCTATTGCTTGGTTTAACTGTTAGAACTCAGCCAGAATATTTACCTTTTCAAGCTCTTGCATTTGTGGGTTTTGTTTCCTTCTTTTGTTGTATTGGGTTGGGCATCTTCATGCTCGTTTTCATGCCCGTGCGGGATTCTTTAGCATTGAAGAAGAGCTCAGAGAGGGATATAGAGGCTAGGAGAAGGTTAAGTGATGAACGAAATGATACTGTTTCCCTAATTGCTAACCTTGGAGGAAGTATGGTCAGCAGTCCTGGGAGAAATTCAGCTACCTCAACGAAGCGAGGATCCATCTCCTTTCGAACAACGGACAAGGATGAAACTACTTCAGGGGCCTTTGTGGAATTAAGTGTATTCTCTCCTAGCCAGCATTCATCCCCTCCTGGCTCACCTCAACTTCTTGGCTGGCCTATGCTACCACCCTCACAAGCTCAAGGTCCCTTATAG
- the LOC104102153 gene encoding COX assembly mitochondrial protein 1-like, producing the protein MHPPLTLHRHPLCADIIEEFQKCHTDHPLGKFLGQCTDLKIKLDRCFRQEKAIKRKANFEQSKKLKERLQAYRKETADL; encoded by the exons ATGCACCCCCCTTTGACTCTACATAGGCACCCGTTATGTGCTGAT ATTATTGAGGAGTTTCAGAAGTGTCATACAGACCACCCACTAGGAAAATTCCTTGGGCAATGCACAGATCTGAAGATAAAGCTTGACCGGTGCTTCAGGCAGGAG AAAGCTATAAAGAGGAAAGCGAATTTTGAGCAGAGCAAGAAGTTGAAGGAGAGGCTCCAGGCTTACAGGAAGGAAACTGCTGACTTGTAA